One segment of Castanea sativa cultivar Marrone di Chiusa Pesio chromosome 3, ASM4071231v1 DNA contains the following:
- the LOC142629765 gene encoding uncharacterized protein LOC142629765 — translation MMKGESSKKMTAVPYDHGFTEMVLSWSLEQIENKDLFKDQVKKIPLSFESVHQYFCSYLYPLLEETRARLYSSMEIISIAPFAEVIAFDESKPYGGKLYDVQVDNWSNRCSDRSKEPYKTLPGDILILADAKPEHVSDLQRIGRSWAFVMVTKISEDDIDDDDIREDNDTSTSFKVKALKDIDVDGGKKSLFVVFLTNTIPNKRMWNALHMQKNLNIIKKVLCTSSLNEEDCDLCSAQSDGSWDEKLATSITSKLNESQNNAVLACLRKIHCNHKLSVELIWGPPGTGKTKTTGTLLFTLLRMGYRTLTCAPTNVAIKEVASHVLKLVKESFGMDIGIDALFCSFGDVLLFGNKKRLKVGLDMEIIYLDYRVQKLTECLGPLTGWRHCFTSMIDLLEDCVSQFHIFLDNELIKEREQNNEEEIKEIESEAETDGGEGKCKSFLDFLRKRFVATSSPLKNCLLNFCTHLPKKYILEHNFQNIFSLINLLESFETLLFKDNVESVALEEHFSHSKVGQDISEPFMDIPFQLNVRRKDCLSLLKKLQGSFNELDLPSSMNKWSIMDFCFKAASLIFCTASSSYRLHSVEMDPLNILVIDEAAQLKECESTIPLQLPELRHAILVGDERQLPAIITSNISEEVGFGRSLFERLSSLGCTKHLLSIQYRMHPSISFFPNANFYDNQILDAPNVKRKGNEKQYLPGPMFGPYSFISVIDGREEKDDSERSWRNMVEVSVVMKILQNLYKAWIGTGFKQNYRIGVISPYAAQVVAIQERLGRKFDALDGFTVKVKSVDGFQGGEEDLIIISTVRSNTDASIGFTSSLQRTNVALTRARHCLWILGNDRTLVNGGSVWETLVLDAKNRQCFFYADEDKDLAKAILDVKKEFEQFDDLLNSDSILFKSARWKVLFSDSFLKSFQKLKSVRTKKSVINLLLKISSGWRPKKLSVVCESSSQILKQFRVEGLYIVCANDIVKEWSDIAKELRYLQVLKIWYIAPIEDIPKLVKRLDSMFGKYTDDFINCCQEKCLEGDLEIPKSWSISFDIVRIKNLDDHENGSDLSGCAADGRSYVENARVSESLMLMKFYSLSSGVVTHLLSNEDGGELDLPFEVSDQELEIILFPRSTFVLGRSGTGKTTVLTMKLFQKEKLHHKVRELLYEEKEVEETAAGMKENVLHQLFVTVSPKLCYAVKQHVSHLKSFSCGCNSSKGSSSIDMDDFDNASQFKDIPDSFVDVPPLSYPLVITFHKFLIMLDGTVGNSYFERFHEARKLSNGPISGSSVSLQSFIRMKEVNYERFSTSYWPRFNTQLTKKLDSSRVFTEIISHIKGGPQAAEAGDGKLSREDYVRLSEGRVSRLCRQKREIIYEIFQNYEKMKNENGEFDFSDLVIDLHRRLRAERYEGDEMDFVYVDEVQDLTLSQIALFKYICKNVEEGFVFSGDTAQTIAKGIDFRFQDIRSLFYNKFVLESKSSGQDGRKEKGIISEIFHLGQNFRTHDGVLKLSQSVIELIYHYFPQSTDVLQPETSLIYGEAPILLESGNKENAIITIFGNSGNARGSIVGFGAEQVILVRDDFVRKEITNHVGNQALVLTIVECKGLEFQDVLLYNFFGSSSLKDQWRVIYKYMEEQDLLDPTLPISAPRFNEAKHDVLCSELKQLYVAITRTRQRLWISENSEDFCKPMFDYWKKKCLVQVRQLDDSLAQAMQVTSSSEEWKSRGIKLYLEHKFEFATMCFERAGDVYWQRRSKAAGLRENADHMRGSNLEKANVMLRQAAEIFETIGKVDSAAQCFSDLGEYERAGRLYLEKCGESELQRAGECFCLAGCYELAAEVYAKGNFFSECLKVCTIGKLFNMGFKYIQYWKNNATKDFGVARRGQEIDKIEHEFLESCARHHHELKDSRSMMQFVKAFKSIDLMRTFLKSLDCLGELLLLEEESGNFLEAASIAKLRGEILHEADLLGKAGNVKEASMLLLFYVLYNSLWTPGSKGWPLKQFTKKQELLAKAKSFAKNDSNFYSFICTEADILSNEQSDLSITKEYLNASQRHNSVGGEIISARKILDAHLQSNSAKYVWQDYFVSDLTKHSEQVISRNQISVETLFYFWNFWKEKILSILKYLRCLDTQDVNEYRSYGDFCLNYLGVRRQFHNLNAIYVLLNSDADWVREDSRFIHRNGNLVYIDVRHFLATAQSYWCSELLCAGMKVLDNLEALYYFSLKNSLSLFCQSRSLTCIYEVAKFLLESKYLNCSHYNNKTLQRLVELCNNSFFGYIFPLDWRKSLAENMFSLRESEVSRNLLEQVIIENISTKGELTYGQIGRVVVITLGLGKINNGLYKEILKRFDGTYGNPPWKAFIQVLRENMVPEFPQGTLTDNNCESPRELCILLKLQEALMDTYNAEWRVVDYISPGCFLYLIERLLILASYFQGYFITSKSSFAEWFIYQDADTSPNSTLVAQMRPSHVIFEFIVKVAQQLLFDKKDTMDWIKRSNINVKDYYPLLVLRLVSIICLVHLNSGEFLESLLALLGRSYITEQLPQEFYDVIQRRRKHINVNALAEAFKRIQNPLVIVSLGGNCSRFLCPDAIFVDMTVKQCREDMLKVLFPETVKASQGQAETFEVEATKSGNEVLSSGTYDQDSCNCKSAPTNFALVEDQGDLNNINGSRLQANYFWEIFEALKSLENGKDPRSFLLNVQMMKRVNAEKSIHLVSTVMHERLQNAIDNVDENLLEEVDSMVDELKQLSAALDVSEPELGNNMSTIQELCKRLLSRRPNLEPILSKQLLQLGTDLVVETSGSKSNEQQCDVDSDSKAKENSSADVASVSNSKNSRETENKLKSNKSRKKNRGKKGGSKR, via the exons atgaTGAAAGGAGAGAGTTCAAAGAAGATGACGGCAGTTCCTTATGATCATGGCTTCACTGAAATGGTGCTCTCTTGGTCCCTtgaacaaattgaaaataaagacCTTTTCAAGGACCAG gtaaaaaaaattccGCTGTCCTTCGAATCAGTTCACCAGTATTTTTGTTCATATCTTTACCCTTTATTGGAAGAAACTCGTGCACGACTCTATTCAAGTATGGAGATTATATCAATAGCGCCTTTTGCTGAAGTAATTGCATTTGATGAATCTAAGCCATATGGAGGAAAATTGTATGATGTTCAGGTTGATAATTGGAGTAACCGATGCAGTGATCGTAGCAAGGAGCCTTACAAAACGTTGCCTggagatattttaattttagcagATGCTAAACCCGAGCATGTTTCTGATTTACAAAGAATAGGAAGGTCTTGGGCTTTTGTAATGGTCACTAAAATCTCAGAGGATgatattgatgatgatgatattcgaGAGGATAATGATACATCTACTAGCTTTAAAGTCAAGGCATTGAAAGATATTGATGTTGATGGTGGGAAGAAATCATTGTTTGTGGTTTTCTTGACAAATACAATCCCTAACAAGAGAATGTGGAATGCACTGCACATGCAAAAAAATCTGAATATCATTAAGAAAGTCTTGTGCACTAGTTCTTTG AATGAGGAAGACTGTGATCTCTGTTCTGCACAGAGTGATGGCAGCTGGGATGAGAAATTGGCAACGAGTATTACTTCAAAACTGAATGAATCCCAAAACAACGCAGTTCTTGCTTGTCTACGTAAGATACATTGCAACCACAAGTTGTCTGTGGAACTTATATGGGGTCCGCCTGGTACTGGCAAAACAAAAACCACTGGCACCCTTCTTTTCACCCTTCTAAGAATGGGATATAGGACTCTTACTTGTGCCCCAACAAATGTTGCAATTAAAGAAGTGGCCTCGCATGTCCTAAAGCTGGTGAAAGAATCCTTCGGAATGGACATTGGAATTGATGCTTTATTTTGCTCATTTGGAGATGTTCTCTTATTTGGGAATAAGAAGCGGCTCAAAGTTGGTTTGGACATggaaattatatatttggatTATCGGGTCCAAAAGCTTACTGAGTGCTTGGGGCCTCTGACTGGTTGGAGGCATTGTTTTACTTCAATGATTGATCTTCTTGAAGATTGTGTTTCTCAATTTCACATCTTCTTGGACAATGAACTgatcaaagagagagaacaaaacaatgaagaagaaattaaagagATAGAAAGTGAGGCTGAAACTGATGGTGGCGAGGGGAAGTGCAAATCATTTCTTGATTTTCTGAGAAAAAGATTTGTTGCTACTTCATCACCACTTAAAAATTGTCTTCTAAACTTTTGTACACATTTACCCAAGAAATACATTCTCGAGCACAATTTCCAAAACATTTTTTCTCTTATTAACCTACTTGAGTCTTTTGAAACCTTATTGTTTAAAGATAATGTGGAGTCTGTAGCACTGGAGGAGCATTTTTCACATTCAAAAGTAGGTCAAGATATTTCTGAGCCATTTATGGATATACCATTCCAGTTGAATGTAAGGAGAAAAGATTgcctttctctcttaaaaaaacttcAGGGTTCATTTAATGAACTTGATCTTCCGAGCTCAATGAACAAATGGTCAATAATGGATTTTTGTTTCAAGGCAGCTTCCTTAATTTTTTGCACTGCTTCAAGTTCTTATAGGCTGCACTCTGTGGAAATGGACCCACTGAACATTCTGGTTATTGATGAAGCTGCTCAATTAAAGGAGTGTGAATCGACCATTCCCCTGCAACTTCCGGAATTAAGGCATGCTATTCTTGTTGGTGACGAGCGCCAATTACCAGCAATAATTACAAGCAAT aTTTCTGAGGAAGTTGGTTTTGGGAGAAGTTTATTTGAGAGGTTGAGCTCATTGGGTTGCACAAAGCATCTTCTCAGTATACAGTACCGAATGCATCCATCTATAAGTTTTTTCccaaatgcaaatttttatgACAACCAGATTTTAGATGCTCCAAATGTTAAAAGAAAAGGCAATGAAAAACAGTATCTTCCAGGGCCAATGTTTGGTCCCTATTCTTTCATTAGTGTAATAGATGGTAGGGAAGAGAAGGATGATTCTGAGCGTAGTTGGAGAAACATGGTTGAGGTTTCTGTTGTGATGAAAATACTGCAGAATTTATACAAAG CATGGATTGGCACTGGCTTCAAACAGAATTACCGCATTGGTGTAATATCTCCTTATGCTGCTCAAGTAGTAGCAATTCAAGAAAGACTTGGACGGAAGTTTGATGCTCTTGATGGGTTTACAGTGAAGGTCAAGTCAGTAGATGGGTTCCAGGGTGGGGAAGAGGACCTAATTATAATATCGACAGTAAGATCTAATACTGATGCATCGATTGGGTTCACATCGAGTCTACAGAGAACTAATGTTGCTCTTACAAGGGctag GCACTGTCTATGGATATTGGGAAATGACAGAACACTAGTGAATGGTGGATCTGTTTGGGAAACCTTGGTCCTTGATGCTAAGAATCGTCAATGTTTCTTTTACGCTGATGAGGACAAGGATTTGGCTAAAGCAATATTAGACGTGAAGAAAGAATTTGAACAGTTTGATGATTTGCTTAATAGTGATAGCATACTTTTTAAAAGTGCTAGGTGGAAG GTTCTTTTTAGTGATAGCTTTCTAAAATCATTTCAAAAACTGAAGTCTGTCCGGACAAAGAAGTCAGTTATAAACCTTCTATTGAAAATTTCCAGTGGCTGGAGACCCAAAAAGTTGAGTGTAGTTTGTGAAAGTTCTTCACAGATCTTAAAGCAATTTAGGGTTGAAGGTCTTTATATTGTTTGTGCAAATGACATAGTAAAGGAATGGAGTGACATTGCAAAGGAATTGAGGTACCTTCAAGTTTTGAAGATTTGGTATATAGCGCCTATAGAGGATATTCCAAAATTAGTGAAACGTCTTGATAGTATGTTTGGAAAATATACAGATGACTTTATTAATTGCTGCCAAGAGAAATGTCTTGAGGg GGATTTGGAAATTCCAAAGAGTTGGTCAATCTCTTTTGATATTGTCCGGATTAAGAATCTTGATGACCATGAAAATGGGAGTGATCTAAGCGGTTGTGCTGCTGATGGCAGAAGTTATGTTGAGAATGCTAGAGTGAGTGAGAGTCTTATGCTGATGAAGTTCTACTCCTTATCATCAGGCGTAGTGACCCACTTGCTTTCTAACGAAGATGGTGGTGAATTGGATCTACCATTTGAAGTATCTGACCAAGAGCTAGAGATAATCCTTTTTCCTAGAAGTACATTTGTACTGGGGCGGTCAGGTACTGGGAAAACTACTGTTTTGACGATGAAGTTATTTCAGAAAGAAAAACTGCACCATAAGGTAAGGGAGTTATTGTATGAGGAAAAGGAGGTTGAGGAGACTGCTGCTGGGATGAAGGAAAATGTATTGCACCAACTTTTTGTGACAGTGAGTCCTAAACTGTGTTATGCTGTAAAACAACATGTTTCTCATTTGAAAAG CTTTTCCTGTGGTTGTAATTCTTCAAAAGGAAGTAGTTCAATTGATATGGATGATTTTGACAACGCCTCTCAATTCAAGGATATCCCGGATTCTTTTGTTGATGTTCCTCCCCTGTCATATCCTCTTGTCATAACATTTCACAAATTTCTAATAATGCTTGATGGAACTGTGGGTAATTCATACTTTGAAAGATTCCATGAAGCAAGGAAACTCTCTAATGGTCCAATAAGTGGTAGTTCAGTTTCCTTACAGAGCTTTATAAGGATGAAAGAAGTTAATTATGAAAGGTTTAGTACATCATACTGGCCCCGTTTCAATACCCAGCTAACTAAGAAGCTTGACTCTTCTAGAGTTTTCACAGAGATTATTTCCCATATAAAAGGTGGCCCGCAAGCTGCGGAGGCAGGTGATGGCAAACTCAGTCGTGAGGACTATGTTCGACTATCAGAGGGCCGAGTTTCTCGTCTATGTAGACagaagagagagataatatatgagatctttcaaaattatgaaaaaatgaagaatgaaAATGGTGAGTTTGATTTTTCTGATCTTGTAATTGATCTTCATCGTCGATTAAGAGCTGAAAGATACGAGGGCGATGAAATGGATTTTGTATATGTGGATGAGGTGCAGGATCTTACATTAAGCCAAATTGctttattcaaatatatttgtaaaaatgttgaaGAGGGTTTTGTTTTCTCTGGTGATACTGCTCAGACGATTGCGAAGGGAATTGACTTTAGATTCCAAGATATAAGATCTCTGTTCTACAATAAGTTTGTGCTGGAATCAAAAAGCAGTGGACAAGatggaagaaaagagaaaggaataaTCTCAGAGATCTTCCATTTGGGCCAGAACTTCCGTACTCATGATGGAGTTCTTAAGCTATCACAGAGTGTGATTGAACTTATTTATCATTACTTTCCTCAATCTACTGATGTTTTGCAACCTGAGACTAGTCTTATATATGGTGAAGCTCCTATTTTGCTTGAATCAGGGAACAAAGAAAATGCTATCATAACTATTTTTGGCAATAGTGGGAATGCTAGAGGAAGTATCGTTGGCTTCGGTGCAGAGCAAGTAATATTGGTACGAGATGATTTTGTTCGGAAGGAAATTACCAATCACGTTGGGAACCAAGCTCTTGTTCTGACTATTGTGGAGTGCAAGGGCCTTGAATTTCAG GATGTATTGTTGTACAACTTTTTTGGCTCATCATCTCTGAAAGATCAATGGAGggtgatatataaatatatggaAGAGCAAGATTTGCTCGACCCAACTTTACCCATCTCTGCCCCACGTTTCAATGAGGCTAAACACGATGTGTTGTGCTCCGAACTGAAGCAACTTTATGTGGCTATCACTCGTACCAGGCAGAGGTTGTGGATTTCTGAGAATTCAGAGGACTTTTGCAAACCAATGTTTGACTATTGGAAGAAAAAGTGTCTTGTCCAAGTCAGACAACTAGATGATTCACTTGCTCAGGCAATGCAGGTTACTAGCAGTTCAGAGGAGTGGAAGTCCCGAGGCATTAAG ttgTATTTAGAGCATAAGTTTGAATTTGCAACCATGTGCTTTGAAAGAGCTGGTGATGTTTATTGGCAAAGAAGGTCCAAGGCTGCTGGCCTTAGAGAAAATGCTGACCATATGCGCGGTTCAAATCTTGAAAAGGCAAATGTTATGCTTAGGCAAGCTGCCGAAATATTTGAAACTATAGGCAAAGTTGATTCTGCTGCACAATGTTTTTCTGATTTGGGGGAGTATGAAAGAGCAG GAAGGCTCTATTTAGAAAAGTGTGGGGAGTCTGAACTTCAAAGAGCTGGGGAATGCTTTTGTCTAGCAGGATGCTATGAACTGGCAGCTGAGGTGTATGCTAAAGGCAACTTTTTCTCGGAATGTTTAAAAGTTTGCACCATAGGAAAATTATTCAACATGGGTTTCAAGTACATTCAGTATTGGAAAAATAATGCAACTAAGGATTTTGGTGTGGCTAGAAGAGGACAAGAAATAGACAAGATTGAACATGAGTTTTTAGAGAGTTGTGCTCGTCATCATCATGAGCTTAAAGATAGCAGATCCATGATGCAGTTTGTCAAAGCTTTTAAATCCATAGATTTGATGCGCACATTTTTGAAATCTTTGGATTGCCTTGGTGAGCTTCTATTGTTGGAAGAAGAATCAGGAAACTTCTTAGAGGCTGCCAGCATTGCAAAGCTGAGAGGGGAGATTCTACATGAAGCTGATCTTCTAGGGAAGGCAGGGAATGTCAAAGAAGCGTCCATGCTATTGCTCTTCTATGTGCTGTACAATTCACTTTGGACACCTGGAAGCAAGGGCTGGCCACTAAAGCAGTTTACAAAGAAGCAGGAGCTTTTGGCGAAAGCTAAGTCATTTGCTAAGAATGACTCaaacttttattcttttatttgtacAGAGGCTGACATCTTATCAAATGAGCAGAGTGACTTGTCCATAACAAAAGAGTATTTGAATGCTTCTCAGAGACATAATAGTGTTGGAGGTGAAATAATTTCTGCTCGAAAAATTCTAGATGCTCATCTTCAGTCAAACTCTGCAAAGTATGTGTGGCAGGATTATTTTGTTTCTGATCTGACAAAGCATTCGGAACAGGTGATCTCTAGAAATCAGATTTCTGTAGAAACACTGTTTTACTTTTGGAATTTTTGGAAAGAGAAGATTTTGAGCATTTTAAAGTATCTCAGATGTCTTGACACTCAAGATGTTAATGAATATAGAAGTTATGGAGATTTCTGTTTGAATTACTTGGGGGTGCGGAGGCAGTTTCATAATCTTAATGCAATCTATGTATTGCTCAACTCTGATGCGGATTGGGTCAGAGAGGACAGTAGATTCATTCATCGAAATGGAAATTTGGTTTATATTGATGTGAGACATTTTCTTGCAACTGCTCAAAGTTACTGGTGTTCAGAATTACTTTGTGCTGGTATGAAGGTTTTGGACAATCTTGAAGCCCTTTACTATTTCTCATTGAAGAATTCCCTCTCCCTTTTCTGCCAAAGCAGATCTCTTACGTGTATCTATGAGGTTGCAAAGTTTCTTTTGGAATCCAAATATCTGAACTGTAGTCACTACAACAATAAGACATTGCAGAGATTGGTTGAACTTtgtaataattctttttttggctATATATTTCCCCTAGATTGGCGGAAATCATTGGCAGAGAACATGTTTTCTCTGAGAGAATCGGAAGTTTCAAGGAATTTACTAGAACAGGTCATAATTGAAAACATCAGCACGAAGGGTGAGTTGACATATGGGCAAATTGGAAGAGTTGTAGTGATAACTCTTGGATTGGGTAAGATAAACAATGGTTTATATAAGGAGATTTTGAAAAGGTTTGATGGGACTTATGGAAATCCACCATGGAAGGCATTCATTCAGGTTCTCCGTGAGAATATGGTACCAGAATTTCCTCAAGGTACTTTAACTGACAATAACTGTGAATCTCCAAGAGAATTGTGCATTCTGCTGAAGCTACAAGAAGCTTTGATGGATACTTACAATGCAGAGTGGAGAGTAGTCGACTATATTTCACCTGGTTGTTTCTTGTATCTTATTGAGCGCCTCCTAATCTTGGCATCTTACTTCCAGGGATACTTTATCACTTCAAAGTCTTCTTTTGCTGAATGGTTTATCTATCAAGATGCAGATACCAGCCCAAATTCCACTTTAGTGGCTCAAATGAGACCATCCCATGTTATCTTTGAGTTTATCGTCAAAGTTGCTCAGCAGCttctttttgataagaaagATACAATGGATTGGATCAAAAGGTCTAATATAAATGTGAAGGACTACTATCCACTGCTGGTACTGAGATTGGTTTCTATAATATGTTTAGTTCATCTGAATTCTGGGGAATTTTTGGAATCTCTTTTGGCATTGCTTGGTAGGAGCTATATTACTGAGCAACTTCCACAGGAATTTTATGATGTCATTCAGAGAAGACGGAAACATATAAATGTGAATGCGCTAGCTGAAGCATTTAAAAGAATTCAAAATCCTCTTGTAATTGTCAGTTTGGGAGGAAATTGTTCAAGGTTTCTATGTCCAGATGCCATTTTTGTGGACATGACGGTAAAACAGTGCAGGGAGGACATGTTAAAAGTCTTGTTTCCAGAGACAGTGAAAGCATCACAAGGTCAAGCTGAGACATTTGAAGTGGAAGCAACTAAATCTGGCAATGAAGTGCTTTCTTCAGGCACTTATGATCAAGATAGTTGTAATTGTAAGTCTGCACCTACAAACTTTGCTTTGGTGGAAGATCAGGGGGACTTGAACAACATAAATGGAAGCAGGCTGCAAGCGAATTACTTTTGGGAAATATTTGAAGCTTTGAAGTCGTTGGAGAATGGTAAAGATCCAAGGAGCTTTTTGTTAAATGTTCAAATGATGAAG CGGGTGAACGCGGAGAAAAGTATTCACCTTGTTAGTACTGTTATGCATGAACGCCTTCAGAATGCTATTGACAATGTTGATGAAAACCTATTGGAGGAAGTAGACAGCATGGTTGATGAACTGAAGCAACTTTCTGCTGCGCTGGATGTGAG TGAACCGGAACTTGGAAACAATATGTCAACAATTCAAGAACTTTGCAAGAGATTGCTGTCCAGAAGGCCAAATCTGGAACCTATCTTAAGTAAGCAATTGTTGCAGCTGGGCACAGACCTTGTGGTTGAGACTTCTGGCAGTAAATCAAATGAGCAGCAGTGTGATGTCGACAGTGATAGCAAAGCTAAGGAAAATAGCAGTGCTGATGTTGCATCGGTCTCCAACAGCAAAAACAGCCgggaaacagaaaataagttgaAGAGTAACAAGTCCAGGAAAAAGAACAGGGGTAAAAAAGGAGGCAGTAAGAGATAA